CTTGACTAGCGGTTCATAGCCAAAAATCTGGTATTAAAAATGCTAATATACTTTTTATTGAAATATTGGGTTTAGGGACAGTCATACATATTGTAGTATTCTCCATAGCTAATTACCACACTGCACTTATTTGACAACACATTGCTATGAATCTGCAATATTCCTTGGACATTGAGCAGGCGGTTgggcacgatgaccctggaggtcccttccaagtcTAACATTCTACGAGTCTATGATTCTATGTGGACATCTTACTGCTGAGTTATAAAAGCATAGATTTACAGTCACTTTTAGTAGATTTTTCTCTATTCCCAAGGTAATAACATTGTACAATTTGGTTCTACCATCAATTTGGTTCTACCATCAATAGTTGCATGCAGGTCTTGAAGAGCCCAAGATGATTGCACTGGAGCACTATAGATATTGGAATGGTTATGGGTAAAAAGATAGATGGCGGCTTGACTTGTGACTTGCAGCTTTATTACTACTTCCCACATGAGTTTATTTAGTTTTAAGTAGCTAAATGTGAATACCATAACCACTATTATTGTAAATGGCTTCTCTAAAATAGTCATTGGTTATAACAGTTAGACCGCTAATAGAATAATTAGAAAGACGATCTAGGTTAATGTGTTTAACTGTGACGTAAGTGAAATTTTAAGAAATCTGATGCACATGCCACCAAGAAAATACATTGGTTACATTATCAGATACTATAGGTTTGTAATCATCTCCTACAATATATGAATTTACTGCATGCTGTGGATATCACTGCAAATTTTATTACAAGCAGCTGTAAACCACATCCTTTTTCCTAATAAAGAATTAGGACTTATTAAATATTGCGTTTGGCCAGAACAGAAAAACATAATATTCAAAGAACAAATGTTTGAAAAAAGATATTTAaagtttttattgttattttttttttaattcccaaaTTATAAATGAAAAGCTAGCACCATGATAATAGGGCACTAAATTTTATGTGGTTATTAACTAAATCACGCACTTTTTGCAAATAACAAATGTGTTAATATGTTAATTAAATTGATCTCAGAAAAGTTTTTCAAAATAAATTTGATTTGTATTAAATGTAACCAAAACTTTATATAACTGATGTTTCTCCCGGTCTTCAAAACAAAAATAGGTTAATCAAATCAAAAACTGAGCAAAGTATTTTTCCTTAATTGCTTTCTTTACTTATTCCTTTGATCTGGAGCACTTTGCTTTACTATATCACAGTTGACAAAAGCTTCAGTAATTTAAGTGAAAAACTTTATTcattaattattatttatatatatataactaattAATGTATGCAGTAGATATTTAAATTAATCTTAGGTCCTCTTTTTAAGCAGCCGCCATAGTCTGTGAAACTGTGTCAAAAAATGAAGCAAAGTCAGTATCTGTTCCCAGTTTTGTTTAGACAAATGCAATATATAATTTGCATTTTTAAATTCATTTTTCgttttttcttgtggttttcttcattttttacacTGAATTTTACAAAACGACTTtatgaaagaaaaaataataattttcttgtTTTTGACAGGCTTTGCAAGTTTTCACAAGAAAACAATAGCCATTGTGCCAAAAAACTATCATAGATAAAATCATTCCAAGAGGACACTAGAGTAAATTTGCCCCAAATTTTCAAAAAAACCACATTAGTGTAAAAATCAGAAAACTAGCAAAACAACAAAAGAAATTTTTTATAACATTTCAAATTATGAATTTGTGAAAAATGTAAGAATCACTAATTGAAATGTTTGACCAAGTTTTCTGAAAGGCGTAAATTTGGTCCTTAATCAGAACCATACCATCACAGTTACAATACTAGGTGGAAACCGTGTGTGGAGCACGAAAGTTACTTACTACTGACTCGATTCATAAAAGTCCACTTAGTCATGTTTTAATATTATTTTCTCCCCTCAGATATCTGATAACTGCTATATGATGAATCCTCGAGTCCTTCTTAAAGCTGCAGGCTTTCTCTTCTTGATGGTTATCGGTATACCAGGGAATGTCTTCATCTTGATTCAGTTTATTTGTTTGAAGATCATAGAAAAGAAGCTTCTTCCAGCAAATATCATGCTTGTCGTTTTGGCTCTGGCAAACCTTCTTGTTCTCTTTTCTCGAGTTTTACCTCAGTCTTTGGAGGCAATTGGACTGAATAATTTACTTAGCGATGCAGAGTGCATGCTGATTATATACACCTACAGAgtgagcagagccatgtgtatcgCCATCACTAGTATGCTAAGCTGTCACCAGTGCATTCTTATTGCCCCAAACTCTAGAGGGTGGCTTTTTCTGAAGCAAAAGGTTTCACAAAACATGTCTATCATCATATCCACAGTATGGCTTATTATTCTCATAATGTACCCGTACAGCATGTCTATATCACGAGCCAAAGGGAATTTCACAACCTCTCCATTCACACTTCATGTGGTTTTCTGCAATATTGATTTTAAAAATTATTTCTCTTATATTCTAAATGGTGCATTTATGGCCTCGAGAGATTTCATTTTTGTGGGGCTAATGACATTGACAAGTGGCTACATAGTATACCTATTGATAAACCATGAAAGGTCTGTAAGAGAAATTAGGAGCTTAGACAAAAGGAAAAGGAAATCAGTGGAATACAAAGCTTCAAGAGCAGTCATCATGCTTGTTGCATTATATGTTGTCCTCTTTGGCCTGGATAACTCCATGTGGATTTATACACTGACTATGTCTAATGTAATTTCTGACATGAATGATGCTAGGATAATGCTTGCTTGTTCTTTTTCTGCCATCAGTCCATTAGTGATTATTGCTACTAATCAAAAACTGCAACAAAGGCTTAGATGTAGGCCCAAAAATAGAGCAATTCTTTGGACTTCTCAAAATAGCTCAACGGGTGATTTAAAGCCATAAACCACAGAACTCAATGGATTATTCAAATTCTATAGAAAATATGGTCAAAAAATGTAGAGATTTAGTCTAAATTGAAAGTCATCAGTGGCTGATAACTTTTAAAGGCTAACTGAAACAATTACTAAGATCAATCATTTGACACTACTCAGGTCTCTTTCAAGCAACTGTGCCTAATGATGATATGAGTGAATTTATTCGAGTAGAGTTTAATTTTACTCAATTTTTACAAAACTCGTACCttccaaattacattttttttgtaattcactgTACATGAAATCAGCATAATGGCAGTCAATTgcggccaccattttgctgaactaTGGAAAGCCAGCAAAACGTTATCTGTGGTGAATTAGTCTAGGGATGTAGAGCCTATTTGAAGAGCAAGAAGTTTGATTGTCCTGATCGGTTGAGCAACAAGCACGAAGGCATGATCAATGGTATAGAACTTCTGATTGAGATTGCTTCAGGACCCACCCGATCGAGTAAGCAACAGGCACGGTGGCCTGATAAACTGAACTGAACCTACAATGCAAGTTTGTGGTCAAGCAGGAGTTGAGAGTTGGTTCTATTAGGTCCTGGAGCAGTACCACTATTGGAGGACTGAGAGGCTGAGAAGAGGCCATTATTGATCCAACTCAGACTGTGAAAGTAGATGAACCAGCTTATACTCCTTAATATTACTAAATCTGCTTCCATAAGTCAGATGTTATCTGTACTAAGAGAAGTTAGAGAATCCTTAGTTGAGGATTAGTCACACCTCTAAGCATGGTAGTGCCAGTATTTTTATTTTATAGATCAGTGGTTAGAGCTATAGGGGCAGAGTTAGGGACAGACAATAACTGATAGGTAGACAAAGACCTCAAGAATTTTGTTATAATTCATAGCCAGTAACTTTCTAATTATTTATTACTTGATATTGCATGTTCACCCTCTGAATTCTATGTAGTTATTAAACAACCGCTTGTTTCATTGTACTTCTGAGTCTGCATTTTCTGTGCAGCTGCATATTTGCAAAGAAATTTAAACTGTGTGCTGAATTGAGCTGGATGCAGGGGCGCagctatcatggggcaagttgagccctttgcttcaggcagCAGTCATCACTGAAAGACAGGGAGCGGCAGACCggcggtcagaacacctggtgccgactctccataatccctgacatttgctgagtgtcactagtgcggtgcgtgcgcccctgctcacaacccacaacCTAACCGTTAGGTTAGtcacaacccacggtgtgcaatatcagccggtcatccctgcacccgcagagcagcacaccactgttgtgaattctgtggtcaagctccctcctgtggtcatgagtggtacttcggctgattctgtctatgagcttcctctggtggatgtgagtggggctgcggcttctgagtttccttcctcaggtgacgaggttaagtcgttaggtgctgctctacttaactccacctagttctttgttcctggcctccagtcaatgttcaagtattggccttgctatctcctggatcgttcctgtggcctgtctgccttgcatgagctaagttttgcttatgttacttttgtttcctattttttccgtccagcttgctatattggtttttcttgcttgctggaagctctgagacgcagagggagcacctccgtaccattagtcggtgcggagggtctttttgtcccctctgcgtggttgtttgtaggtttttgtgctgaccgcaaagctatctttcctatcctcggactattcagtaagtcgggcctcactttgctaaatctatttcatctctgtgtttgtattttcatcttactcacagtcattatatgtggggggctgccttttcctttggggaatttctctgaggcaaggtaggcttacttttctatcttcagggctagctagtttctcaggctgtgacgaggcgcctaggttctggtcaggagcgctccacggctacctttagtgtggtatgacaggatcagggattgcggtcagcagagttcccacgtctcagagctcgtcctatttagtaactaaacaggtcacttgtgtgctcttaaccactaggtccattgtggttctgaatcacctgttcataacagtactggaggccaaaagtactaatgcttctcaatagagggaaaagggaagttctgataccatttttttttctttgcactgtgttttgtctctcttttcccctagacatttgggtggttcagaacacaggtgttgtgatggacattcaagctctgtcctctttgatggataatctcgctataagtgtacagaacattcaagatttagtggtacagaatcctatgttagaacctaaaattcctattcctgagttattttctggagatagagctaaattcctgaatttcaaaaataattgtaaattatttctggctttgaaaccccgctcctctggtgacccagttcaacaagtaaagatcattatttctttattacgcggcgaccctcaagattgggcattttctcttgcgccaggagatccggcattatgtaatattgatgcgttttttctggcgctcggattgctgtatgatgagcttaattcagtggatcaggcagagaaaaatttgctggctctgtgtcagggtcaggatgaggtagagatatattgtcagaagtttaggaagtggtctgtgctcactcaatggaatgaatgcgcgctggcagcaattttcagaaagggtctctctgaagcccttaaggatgtcatggtgggatttcctatgcctgctggtttgaatgagtctatgtctttggctattcagatcggtcgacgcttgcgtgagcagtgcgataggactttgaccagagctgaacggcaagaacacagacgtcagaatgggctgtgtttttattgtggtgattccactcatactatctccgattgtcctaagcgcactaagcggtccgctaggtctgccaccattggtactgtacagtcgaaatttcttttgtcagttactttgatctgcgctttgtcatcctattccgtcatggcatttgtggattcaggcgctgccctgaatttgatggacttggagtacgctaggcgctgtgggttttccttggagcccttgcagcatcctattccattgagaggaattgatgctacgcctttggccaagaataagcctcagtattggacccagctgaccatgtgcatggctcctgcgcatcaggaggatatttgctttttggtgttgcataatctgcatgatgtggtcgtgttggggttgccatggctacaagtccataatccagtattggattggaaatcaatgtctgtgtccagctggggttgtcagggggtacatggtgatgttccatttctgtctatttcatcatccaccccttctgaggtcccagagttcttgtcagattaccaggatgtatttgatgagcccaagtccagtgccctacctccgcatagggattgtgattgtgctatcgattagattcctggtagaaagtttcctaaaggtcgactgtttaatttgtctgtacctgagcacgccgctatgcggagttacgtaaaggaatccttggagaagggtcatattcgcccgtcgtcatcaccattgggagcagggttcttttttgtggccaagaaggatggttcgctgagaccttgtattgattaccgccttctaaataaaatcacggtcaaatttcagtaccccttgcccttgctgtctgatttgttcactcggattaagggggctagttggttcaccaagatagatcttcgtggtgcgtataatcttgtgcgtattaaaaggggcgatgaatggaaaacagcatttaatacgcccgtgggccattttgagtacctggtgatgccattcgggctttctaatgctccatcagtgtttcagtcctttatgcatgacatcttccgagagtacctggataaattcctgattgtatacttggatgatattttggtcttctcggatgattgggagtctcacgtgaagcaggtcagaatggtgttccagatcctgcgtgcgaattctttgtttgtgaaggggtctaagtgtctctttggtgttcagaaggtttcatttttgggtttcatttttttccccttctactattgagatggaccctgttaaagttcaagccattcatgattggactcagccgacatctctgaagagtctgcaaaagttcctgggctttgctaatttttatcgtcgcttcatcaataatttttcttgtattgctaaaccgttgactgatttaaccaagaagggtgctgatgtggtcaattggtcttcggctgctgtggaagcttttcaagagttgaagcgtcgtttttcctctgcccctgtgttgtgcctaccagatgtttcgctcccgttccaggttgaggttgatgcttctgagattggagcaggggctgttttgtcgcaaagaagttctgatggctcggtgatgaagccatgcgccttcttttccaggaagttttcgcctgctgagcgtaattatgatgttggcaatcgtgagttgctggccatgaagtgggcattggaggagtggcgtcattggcttgaaggagctaagcatcgcgtggtggtcttgactgatcacaagaacttgatttatctcgagtcagccaagcggttgaatcctagacaggctcgttggtcgctgtttttctcacgttttgactttgtggtttcgtaccttccgggctctaaaaatgtgaaggcggatgccctgtctaggagttttgtgcccgactctccaggtttgtctgagccggcaagtgttctcaaggagggggtaattttgtctgccatctcccctgatttgcggcgggtgctacaaaaatttcaggctaatagacctgaccgttgcccagcggagaaactgtttgtccctgataaatggacgagtagagttatctctgaggttcattgttcggtgttggctggtcatcctggaatctttggtaccagagatttggtggctagatccttttggtggccgtctctgtcgcgggatgtgcgttcatttgtgcagtcctgtgggatttgtgctcgggctaagccctgctgttctcgtgtcagtgggttgcttttgcccttgccagtcccgaagaggccctggacacatatctctatggattttatttcggatctccccgtctcttaaaaaatgtcggtcatttgggttgtttgtgatcgcttttctaagatggcccatttggtacccttgtctaaattgccctcctcctctgatttggtgccattgttcttccagcaagtggttcgtttacatggtattccggagaacatcgtttctgacagaggttcccagtttgtgtcgaggttttggcgagccttttgtgctaggatgggcattgatttgtctttttcctcagctttccatcttcagacaaatggccaaaccgaacgaactaatcagaccttggaaacatatctgagatgttttgtttctgccgatcaggatgattgggtgtcctttttgcctttggctgagttcgcccttaataatcgggccagctcggctactttggtttcgccgtttttctgcaattccggcttccatcctcgtttcttttcagggcaggttgagtcttctgactgtcctggcgtggatactgtggtggataggttgcagcagatttggactcatgtggtggacaatttgacattttctcaggagaaggctcagcgtttcgctaaccgcaggcgctgtgtgggtccccgacttcgtgttggggatttggtttggttgtcatctcgttatatccctatgaaagtttcttctcctaagtttaagcctcgtttcattagtccgtataggatttctgaggttcttgatcctgtgttttttcgtttgacccttccagcttctttttccatccataacgtgttccataggtcattgttgcggagatacgtggcacctgtggttccatccgttgatcctcctgccccggttttggttgagggggagttggagtatatagtggagaagattttggattcttgtatttcgagacggaaactccagtgcctggttaagtggaagggttatggtcaggaagataattcctgggtctttgcctctgatgttcatgctgccgatctggttcgtgcctttcatttggctcatcctggtcggcctgggggctctggtgagggttcggtgacccctcctcaaggggggggtactgttgtgaattctgtggtcaatctccctcctgtggtcatgagtggtacttcggctggttctgtctatgagcttcctctggtggatgtgagtggggctgcggcttctgagtttccttcctctggtgacaaggttaagtcgttaggtcctgctctacttaactccacctagttctttgttcctggcctccagtcaatgttccagtattggccttgcaatctccttgatcgttcctgtggcctgtctgccttgcatgagctaagttttgcttatgttacttttgtttcctattttttctgtccagcttgctatattggtttttcttgcttgctggaagctctgagacgcagagggagcacctccgtaccgttagtcggtgcggagggtctttttgtcccctctgcgtggttgtttgtaggtttttgtgctgaccgcaaagctatctttcctatcctcggtcgattcagtaagtcgggcctcactttgctaaatctatttcatctctgtgtttgtattttcatcttactcacagtcattatatgtggggggctgccttttcctttggtgaatttctctgaggcaaggtaggcttatttttctatcttcagggctagctagtttctcaggctgtgacgaggcgcctaggttctggtcaggagcgctccacggctacctttagtgtggtatgacaggatcagggattgcggtcagcagagttcccacgtctcagagctcgtcctatttagtaactaaacaggtcacttgtgtgctcttaaccactaggtccattgtggttctgaatcacctgttcattacACACCACATATTCactgctctgtgcaaacaggacctgtgatgaggtcaaaggaggggaggagtcaggggtcacatgatctggACCTCCATGGCTTGCCGGaatctgctgtgctggttgccatggtaagctgccttatgtgtggggtcaggaggggtttacagtgtggatgtagcagagctgtgtgtgtatgaggagtacgGAGCGAAGCTGaaggtgtacgaggtgtatggagcagagccgtgtgtgtatgaggtgtatggagcggagccgtgtgtgtatgaggtgtacggagcggagccgtgtgtgtatgcggtgtatggagcagagccgtgtgtatgcggtgtatggagcggagccgtgtgtgtatgaagtatgcggagcggagccatgtgtgtatgagctgtatggagcggagctgaatgtgtacgagttgtatggagtggagccgtgtgtgtatgaggtgtatggagcggcgctgaatgtgtacgaggtgtacggagcggaaccgtgtgtgtatgaggtgtatggagcagagccgtgtgtgtatgaagtgtatggagcggagctgaatgcgtacgaggtgtacggagcagagctgtgtgtgtatgaggtgtatgaggtgtacggagcggagccgtgtgtgtatgcggcgtatggagcagagccgtgtgtatgcggtgtatggagcggagccgtgtgtgtatgaagtatacggagcggagccgtgtgtgtatgagctgtatggagcggagctgaatgtgtacgaggtgtatggagcggagccgtgtgtgtatgaggtgtttggagcggagctgaatgcgtacgaggtgtacagagcggagccatgtgtgtatgaggtgtatagagcggagccatgtgtgtatgaggtgtatggagtggagctaaatgtgtacgaggtgtatggagcggagccttgtgtgtatgaggtgtatagagcgaagctgaatgtgtatgaggtgtatgaagcggagccgtgtgtgtatgaggtgtacggagcagagctgtgtgtgtatgaggtgtatggagcggagccttgtgtgtatgaggtgtatagagcgaagctgaatgtgtatgaggtgtatgaagcggagccgtgtgtgtatgaggtgtatggagcggagccgtgtgtgtatgaagtgtatggagcggagctgaatgcgtacgaggtgtacggagcagagc
The Ranitomeya imitator isolate aRanImi1 chromosome 3, aRanImi1.pri, whole genome shotgun sequence genome window above contains:
- the LOC138671592 gene encoding olfactory receptor class A-like protein 1, which translates into the protein MNPRVLLKAAGFLFLMVIGIPGNVFILIQFICLKIIEKKLLPANIMLVVLALANLLVLFSRVLPQSLEAIGLNNLLSDAECMLIIYTYRVSRAMCIAITSMLSCHQCILIAPNSRGWLFLKQKVSQNMSIIISTVWLIILIMYPYSMSISRAKGNFTTSPFTLHVVFCNIDFKNYFSYILNGAFMASRDFIFVGLMTLTSGYIVYLLINHERSVREIRSLDKRKRKSVEYKASRAVIMLVALYVVLFGLDNSMWIYTLTMSNVISDMNDARIMLACSFSAISPLVIIATNQKLQQRLRCAKIKGVSDRISRLFIPTDDHQFLLIHVGTNDTARKDLETICSDLGPVRISSAKSIAQELAHVFAGTGLQKEILTDQGTPFMSKRSSTSLYLSPFKLLYGQNPQGHLDNIAKDAEVMPHQSIVEHVAQLQERMVKLMPMLQA